CAGCGCCATCTGGTCATTCGCGACGAAGACTGCAGTGTGGGCGGCAACGTCGAACTCCAGTCCGTTGCGGTAGCCCGACTCGGAGCCCCAGTTTCCGGTCATCGGCGGGGCTGCCGCCAGCCCCCGTGCCTGCAGCTCCTCGCGCCAGCCCGCTGCCCGCCGCTGCGCGTCCATCCACTGTTCCGGACCGGCCAGATGGGCGATGGTGCGGTGTCCAAGGTCGGCAAGGTGCGCCACCGCCAGGCGCGCTGCGTATTCCTGGTTCCCCTCGGGAGCCAGGCCGTTGGCCGCAATCTCGAGCGGGATCTTCAGTTCCAGGTTGCTGAAAAGGTCCACCGTGGCCTGGGCGGGAGCCACCACCACGATCCCGTCCGGTGCCTGGTTCAGCAGATGGTTCACCGACTCCAGCATGGCCTTTCGGGTCATCCCGCGCAGGCCGGCGACGCTGACAAAATAGCCGTTCCGGAAGGCGGCTTCCTGCAGCCCGAGCAGGGTGCTCGCCGGCCCGTACTGCTCAAGCTCGGTGATGATCACCCCGATGACTTTCGAGGAGCGCGTGACGAGCGACCGCGCCGCCGCATTGCGCCGGTAGCCGAGGTCCTCAATGGCCGCCGAAACCCGTTCCTTGGTGGCAGGGCTGACATTCGGGTGGTCGTTCAGCACCCGGGAGACCGTCTGGTGGGAGACGCCGGCCAGGCGGGCGACGTCTTCCATGGTCGGCGCCGAGCCGGACGGCCTGCGGTGTGACGGGGGCATGGGCTGCTTTCAGTAGGTGCGGCACTGTGAGGTGTGGAGGACGAGGTGAAGCGGAGTGCGGTGAGGCGGGGAAGAGAAAAGGCTACCCGGCGCTGA
This genomic interval from Arthrobacter sp. zg-Y820 contains the following:
- a CDS encoding LacI family DNA-binding transcriptional regulator, with translation MPPSHRRPSGSAPTMEDVARLAGVSHQTVSRVLNDHPNVSPATKERVSAAIEDLGYRRNAAARSLVTRSSKVIGVIITELEQYGPASTLLGLQEAAFRNGYFVSVAGLRGMTRKAMLESVNHLLNQAPDGIVVVAPAQATVDLFSNLELKIPLEIAANGLAPEGNQEYAARLAVAHLADLGHRTIAHLAGPEQWMDAQRRAAGWREELQARGLAAAPPMTGNWGSESGYRNGLEFDVAAHTAVFVANDQMALGFTRALHERGISVPGDISVVGFDDQPEAAYFLPPLTTIRQDFRAMGRYCIDRLLQQIAGSGASGPGSPPSPELIVRGSTAPPH